A stretch of the Capsicum annuum cultivar UCD-10X-F1 chromosome 8, UCD10Xv1.1, whole genome shotgun sequence genome encodes the following:
- the LOC107845495 gene encoding cyclin-U2-1: MANISPRKLRDDLYFYSYQQDSNIPLVISVLASLIERNLARNERIAKNCTWALSKNVRTRVFDCHETPDMTIQSYLERIFRYTRAGPSVYVVAYVYIDRFCQLYPEFRISPRNVHRLLITTIMVASKYVEDMNYRNSYFARVGGLTTNEMNKLEVEFLFLMGFKFHVNVSVFESYCCHLEREVSIGGGYEIERTLRCAEEIKSKQIEERSCSQITRVLL, from the exons ATGGCCAACATATCTCCAAGAAAACTAAGGGATGATCTTTACTTTTACTCTTATCAACAGGACTCAAACATCCCATTAGTGATCTCAGTTCTTGCTTCTCTAATTGAGAGGAATTTGGCAAGGAATGAAAGAATAGCCAAAAATTGTACATGGGCATTGTCCAAGAATGTAAGAACAAGAGTATTTGATTGCCATGAAACACCAGACATGACAATACAATCATATTTGGAGAGAATATTTAGGTACACAAGAGCTGGACCATCAGTCTATGTTGTTGCTTATGTATACATTGATAGATTCTGTCAACTCTATCCTGAGTTCAGAATTAGTCCAAGAAATGTACATAGGCTCCTCATTACAACTATCATGGTTGCTTCTAAGTATGTTGAAGACAT gAACTATAGGAATTCATATTTTGCAAGAGTAGGAGGATTGACAACAAATGAAATGAACAAATTGGAGGTGGAGTTTTTGTTCTTGATGGGGTTCAAGTTTCATGTGAATGTGAGTGTTTTTGAGAGCTATTGTTGCCATTTGGAAAGGGAAGTGAGCATTGGAGGTGGCTATGAAATTGAGAGGACTTTAAGATGTGCTGAggaaatcaaatcaaaacaaatagAAGAAAGAAGTTGTAGCCAAATTACCAGAGTTTTGTTGTAA